Below is a genomic region from Nitrospiraceae bacterium.
AACCGACTTCGCCAACTGGCTCTTGCCATCTTTCTCGTCATTCTTCTTGGACGCCACCTGCTTAGCAGCGGCTTGTTGCGAGGAACTCTCATCGACTGATTCCTTGGCAGAGTCACTGGATTTTGCCGACGTACTGACTGCAGCCGATGTCGCCGAAACCGACGCGACGGCGCTACTGCCTGAGAAAGACGACACAGTCGCAGACTGTGCGGCAGAGGAGCCTGTCACAGTTCCGCTGATACTGACGTTTCCGCTGATAGCCGCTGAAGGGGGAACTTGGACATTGCCCGATATGGTTCCGCCCTGAAAATCAAGAAACGGCGAATTGAGCGTCACGATCCGTCCCCGGATCCCTGCTGGAGGGATAATGATGCGTCCCTGTTCTGCATTCAACGTGATATCCCCCAGCTTTAATGAATTAATGAAGGGGGTTTTGACCGTCTCATTGAATATCTGTTCTTTCTGAATGGTGAGTTGGTTGATTTGCGCGAGAAGCGCGGAGGCATCGCGTCCAAAAAATTGAAGCTTTTCCGCCTCGGCCTTCAGAGCATTGATTTGAGGATCGTTGAACACCGGAAAGATCAGTGGATTCGGATCATTCGGCGAGAACGTGAAGATTCCACTCCCGGGTACTGCGATCGGTGTTGTTTTGGTTACCGGATTGCCTGATGAGTCGAAAACAGGATTGCCAGCGCTATCCAGGACCGGAACCTGGAGAAGGACATTCGTCACGTTATTCGCCCCTCCGCTCCCAGCATTGATGTTGCCCTGGGTACTCGTCATGACAATATTGCCGCCGTTGAGCGTATCAACCCGCGCCTGATTGACGTCGATGTCACCGGTCGTCCTAATGCTAATCGCCGTGGGATCCCTCGCCACTGAGACCGTCACCGTTCCATCAGCATTCACCACAGCCGTCGTGGCCTTGACACCAACCGACCCTCCCTGCTGAACTTCAATTCCCGTGGTATCCTTCCCGATATCGGCTGCAGACGTCCCGCCACTGACCCCCACATTCAGCGTCCCGCCAAGCGGCGGCGGTGCATTCACCGGACTTTGCAGCGACGACGGCACGGACGACGGATGCAAGGCGCTGTTGTCGTATCCAAGCACGTATGAGGGACCGACGAGCCCGTGAATCGAAACTCCAGCTCCATCGTCGGTGTGAATTTGGGATTGCGCCATGAGCAGGTTGTTTCCCACGGCAACATCGAGCAACCCGCCTTTGTCCGCGGTCGCCCGAAGCATGTTGATTCCCTGACTGATGCCCAAATTGAGGTCGTGCCCCGCGATGATCTGGCCCGTTCCTGAACCGTAGAACTGGATCCCTACCGGCCCTGGTAACGCAGTGTTGTTCGGCGACCCCAAAACGATATCGTTGCCCGCCTTGATGATGGCCGCGACATTGGGCACGGGAACCTGCACCGTCACAGTCTCCACCGTCACGTCTTGCGCATTGACCGTTGCACCGTTCGCTGGAATGACTAAGAGGCCGGTGGTGGGATCACGGACGAACGGGATCTGCTCCACGACCGGTACGGTCTGCGTTCCCAGATTAGGCAACGAGATTGAGGCCTGGAATTGCGTAATGTCGTGTCCTGCCTCGATGGTTACTTGCTTGAGGAACGAGGGGCTGACTAGGTTAAAGCCCAGGTTCGTGATGTCCCCCGTGACCGCTTGAAAGCTCACGGGGGCCACCATGCCGGTCGGCGTGGTCGCGAATGAGGGAGACTGACCGAACAAAGAACTGAGGGACGCCAAGTTCGAGTTTCCCTCCAGCTGCTGGGGGTCCGCTTGGAGGAACTTGATCGTCTGGACATTATTGTTGACCAAAATCTGGGCCCCGGGAAAGCCGGTCATGGGTGCGGTTGGGCCTCCTTGAGGCGCCTGATTGGCGCTCAGCGGCAATGTACTGCTGAAAGGAACATTGCTAAGGAACGGCCACAGTTGAGGATTTTGCATGATCGTAGTCGTATTGATCGCTTCCCATTGGCCACCTAGAGGCCCTCCGTAGCCGACAAAGAGCCACTCATAGCTGGGGTTGTTCACCAAGTGCTGTGGTGACACTCCGACGATATTGTTTTGGGCAAAGAAATTCAGGCTGCCGGTCGGCGAGGGGAAAAATGTCAGATTGGAGTCTATATCGATCGACCCGTTCAGCGCCTTCGCGGTGAACGAAGCGGGCAGAACGCCCCGAAAAGGGGACAGCTGGGGAATGACAGGCGTTCCAACAGCATCGGACGCAGTGGTGTCTATCACGATATTTCCGTTCTGCGCCGTGAAGGACACGGAGCTGTGTTCCGCTCCGGCCAAAAATTGGGGGCCCAAAAAAGTTCCAGGGTTGCTCGGGTCTGTGTCGCAGGAGTTCGCGCTCCCGCACACCAATCCGGCGTCCTGAACACGCCTGAGATAGATGTTGCCGGCGGCGGTCATGGAGATGGACCCATTTGAGAGCGCCATATCCGCAAAACCCGCCGTTGTTCCCGGAAGGGTTTGTCCGACATCACCACCGACCGTCACGACCGCTTGTCCATTCCGCACCACGAACCCAGGTCCCGTCTGCACGCCGTTGGCCAATGCTCCGATGAAGTTACGCCCCGCGGTAATCGAGAGGGTCCCCGGTCCATCCAGCAAGATGCCTTGGATATAGGAGTCGAGGAACGTGAAGGTTTTGAAAAGGAATTGGTTTGCGACGGTGGCATCCTGCATATATCCGGTACTGGCGATGAGGTCCAGCCCGGCATTAAGCGTGATGTTGCCTCCGGCTTTTGTCCGAATGCTGGAGAGTGCCCCAGTCACAGGATCGATCAAGCTAAGACTCCCAGCCGTGGCGGTCAAGCTGATGTTCCCCCCAGCTCCCGCAACCAGCGTGGAATTGATCATGTTGATGTTATTGCCCGCAATCCCGACAAAATCCCACGGGCTTCCCTGGCCTGTGCTGAAGGCGTCGTTCGAAATGCTGGCGTTCTGGAACGTCAGATTTTGTCCGGCCTGAAACGTCAGGGTGCCTCGCTGCCCCGGCTGCAACACCCACCCCAAGGTGTAGAGCAAATCTTGATTCGCGGTGACCGTGAGATTGTTGGTCGCCTGAGCGATGATGTTGGTCATGCCTGACTGGACTTGGGGACTCAGCTGTGTCACAAAATAATTATCGTCCACGGTCAGGTTGGTCGGATCGATCAGGAGCGTACCGCCGCGAAAACCCGGCGCCGCGCGGCCTGAGATAGTTCCAAGCATGGAGACCTGCGCTCCGCTCAAGTCTACGTAGCCTGCGTTGCCCCCTTGAGGACCTCCCGATACGTCAATGGCCGCGCCCTGGTTCAAGGAGGTGGTTCCACTCGTTTTGCCAGCTTGAGCGATGATCGTTCCGCCGTCGGAGATCCCCTGCTGATCCCCTTTCGCGAGCGTTTTGCTTCCTGCCGCGAAGGTGATCGACTCGCTGGCATAAAGTTCGATCTTGCCGTTTTGCTGGCGCACGCTGTTCGCCTGAATCAGCCCCTGTTGATTGACGACACGCCCGGCCACGGTAATATCTCCTCCGTCAGCGATCAGATCCTTCAGATTGACTGCTTGCCCTGTCGGCGCCGTAATCTCAGCCAAAAACCCATGGCCATCGGGACGATTCGACAAATACGCTGTCGCTCCCGCACCTAGAACAATATTGCCTCCGGGGCTCGTGATGATGCCACTGTTCTCGACGTTTGGCGCTAGCAGGTAGACACCGGTCGCCCCTTGAATCGATCCTGCATTTTTCACCCAGCCTTCAGCACCCGTACCCTGGAACAGATAGTTCCCGCTCAGAAAATTCGCATTGGTCAGATTCAGCGAGGACGCGATCAGCCCTCCCACATTCACCTGGGCATTCGGACCAAACAGGATACCATTTGGATTCAACAAAATCACATTCCCGTTTGCTTGCAAGGACCCAAGAATCTGGCTGGGATTCTGATCGAAGATTCGATTCAATGCGACTGCACTGACGTTCGGCTGTATAAAGCGGGTGACTTCATTGGGCGCAATATTGAACTGTTGCCAATTGATGACGGCCTGCTGCGTCGCCTGATGGATCGTCACGGCAGACGTGCCGAGTCCGGAAATTTGGGCTTGTCCTGCCGCCACGGTGGGATTCGTTGGATTCGCCAACCCCAGCGACGCGATCGTCAGGGACGTCACAACACATCCGATACTCAGAACCATCTTGTGATGACGTATGATGACAGCCATGGCTTGCGACCCACCTGTTCAGTACGCGACTCCCACGGAGAAGTGAACAAACGTATCGCCTCGTTTTGTGGTGGGCGTATCGTGCAACGCCCATCCCTGGTCAACCTTGAGTATCCCTACGTCCTTCGGCAATGACACTCTTATGCCAAAGCCGGTCCCCTGTAAGTTGAAGTGATCGATCTGGCCTGGTTGAGGTTGTTCCACCCACAACTTGGCAATATCGTAAAACGCGAGCAGGCGCAATTTGAATGAATAGTCCGAACTGCGTTTGCGCTGCCAGATCCGATCGAGGGGAATCGTCAGCAATTCCGGCGTCAGCAGCTCGGCCCGCCCGCGCACCGCATTATCCCCCGCCGTTTCATAATTGATATATCCACGAACCGTATCCATGCCGCCCGCAAAATACTGCTCGGCCGGGACCAACGGCTGGGTGGCCCATTGGCCGTCGACATGCAGCGTCAGTAAAAATTCTTGGGGCAAGGATTGATACCGCTCCGCCCCGCCTTGAAGCACCGCAAACGTGCCGGTGGAACCGACGCGCACTGGAGGATTATTGGGGTCGTTTGGTGTTCCTTCAAAGTCTTGCTTGGTTCCGCCAGGAATCATACCGGCGATATAGCCTTTAACGGTCGCCGTGAGTCGGTTGACTCCAAACGTATCCGGAATCGACCCTGTATACGCCAACGACATGGGTGTGTACTGAATAGGCTTCACTACCGTGATCGTCCCAAGGCCGCCAGGAAAAGTTGCTTCTGTTCTATCCAAGTGCTTAAAATCCATCCCGATCGCCAATTGATGGGTATTCTGCCCTCCGGAAAATATTGGAAAATAATACCGGGTGCCTGCGATCGTGGCATTACCGGCGACACCCACATTCCCACCTCCGGTGGATATCGACCCGCCAGCCAGCGTCGAATTACTCTGAGAATGGGAGGCATACAGGGCGAAAAGATGATCGGGCCAGATGATCGGAGCAACAAAGCTCATGCTATAGCTCTGAACCGTTCCCCAATCCGTCGGAGTTTGCACGGTACTCGCGGTGAGTATTTCGTCCCCTCCCAAGAGATTCGTGTACTGAACCTCTGCGATCATGCGGTCTCTTGGTGTGGTGATGGGTCCTCGATTATCGGCTTCGAGCTTGGCATGGACCGGTAAACGGTCTTTGACCTTCAACTCCAGACTCACGGTTCCCGGTTCGCTTCCCGGCTTCAACACCGGAGCCACTTTCAGGTCTGGATTGGCATTCAGTGCGGCAAGCTCCTTCGCAAACGTCGGTTCATAGAGGACGGCTCCATATTGCACAGACGGTAATTTTTCGAGGATCTGATAGCGCTTGTAATATTGATTGCCTGTCACGGAAATTTCCACTAATGGTGCTTCAATGACCTGCAGCTTCACGACACCGCTTTCGACGGTTTGTTCTGGAAGATTGACGAGAACCGTTGGATAACCGGCATTATGATATGCGTTCTCGAGTTCCGCCCGTGCTTTCTCAAGGTTACTGAGCTGCATGTCGCTTCCCTTGTATTTGTCCAGGATTGCGTCGATCACGTTCTGCTTTAAAATCGTATTTCCGTCGACCACATAAGCCTTGACAGCGAAGCGAGTCGTCTGGGTTTCACCAGCTGGTGCGCTCTCTGCCTTTTCTGCTGAGTCGGTATCACGGGTCGGAGGGTCGCCGTTCGAATGGGACTTACCCGCCATAGGGTCCCGCTGTGCGCTCCCCGGTGAGTCTTGGAGTTGTGCCATCATCAGATCACCCTTCACAGCCCCGCGTGCTTCGCCCGCTCTACTTTCTTGACCAAGCGGAAAAACCAGACACCCCAATAATAGAATCCACGCTGCAGCCCGAGGAAATCTGCTCATGCGCCATCGCTTTCCTCGAGACATCTCCTTCCGGCTCTCGCGATAATCTCTTCATTCACATGCTTCACTTGGCTGTAAACGAACAAGACTAACCCCTCACCTCCACTGAGTCTCATAGCACCACAGGTACCGACAAGGTGTTACGGAATTGTTATCGAGGAATTGGTGCGCTGTTAATTTCGCGTGAGCCCCCTTCGCTCCTCTTGCGGACCGATTCGCGTGTCACTAGGATGCACGATATCGTTAGACGGGAGGAATGATCTCGCATGCTGAAGCGGTTTCTAACGCCCAAGCGCGTGATGATCGCTATATATCTGACATTGGGTGCGTTCCTGTTGGCCCACACGGTGAATGCTTTTGTCGCGGATGCCTTACGCCCTCCGCCTATGCCGGGTTCCGCCTTTGCTTCAATTATTCCATCGGAACCTCAAACCGAGACACCCATCGGGCTCGCAGACGCAATTAGGGCGAGAGGATTGTTTCCCCTTCCTCCAGATGCAGGTGATGCTCTTGACTCAGGTCAACAAAGCGGGCCGCCTGCTCCTCCGCTCAACGTCGGCAAGAAGATCGCGCTGCTCGGAACGGTGTTCGGACCCCAAGGAGGCATTATGGCCGTCTTCGAAGATCTGTCGACGAAAAAGCAGAGCATGTACCGCATGGGCGAGCAGGTCCCTTCGGTCGGTTTCTTGTCGGCAATTGAAAAAGACCGGGTCTTGTTCCGCGAGGGAAAACAGGAAGAATGGCTCGATCTCGCGCTCAGCCAATATCTGCGATCAAACGCACCTGGTGCAGCACTCCCCATACCGGTCTCACGACCCTCAGCTCCTCAGCGTCGCATCATGGACCGCCGTGAGATTGATGCCGCACTCGCAGATCCGACGCGCCTCCTTATGCAGGCTCAAGCTCTTCCTCATCTAGACAAAGGCAAACTGGATGGGTTTGTCCTCACGAGCGTGATGCCGTCTGGATTCTTCGAGAAGATTGGCCTCAAGACCAACGATGTGCTCCAGCGAATCAACGGCGTGGAGCTTCGCGATCCCGGCATGCTCTTTTCGGTCTTTCAACAACTCCGCAACGAACGGACTCTGCAAGTGGATCTTGTTCGGAGCGCTCAACCCCAGACTTTGGTTTACGAGATCCGTTAAGTCTCACCAGCGGCATGGATCACGCCGGGGAACACCCTCTCTACTCCACTCCTGAATCCCCAGGTATTCGCACATCTCCAGGCGCATGGCGTCCCGGTCAATTTAACGGGAACTTAATCTGAGCGTAATGGCGTCGTCATGACTTCAAGACTATTGTGCGCCGGCCTGTCTCACGGAGTAATTGATGCGCTCCTTTTCCAGCCAACACCGGTTCTGTGCGACGGCGACCAACACCGCTCTCGCGCTGTTGACGCTGTGCCTCGTCGTCTGCCCTGGCCCGGGGCTGGCCGAATGGTACCTCGCGGGTTATGGCGGGTATACGACACCTAGTTCGCTCTCAAACGTGACAATGGACAACTTCGGTGAACAATTAGGGCTACAACAGTTCCCGGGCGCAGCGTTTACATTTACACCTCCCCAAGGCACTCTCGCTCAAACATTCCATTCGTCAGACGTGAGCCTCAAGAACTCTCCTTTGTTTGGAGGCAAAGCCGGGTATTTTTTCAAGGATGAAGGATTCAGCTGGCTTGGGGTTGAGGTCGAGGCATTTACGTCGCAACCGACGATCAAGAGCCAAACCGTCACGACTACCCAAACTCTTACCTACGTACCATTTCACCCAAATAGCGTGAACAATCCTGCGGCCTGTGCGACGGCCCTGGCTGGCCCTCCACCGTTTCCTATTGATTGTCCCGCTCAGATCACGAAAAACGGCACGCTTCAGTTATCTGAGTCTTCGATGCGCCTCATCACGGTCGCCTTCAATGTCGTGGCGCGTTACCCGGGAAAAGTTCTCCAACCCTACGTCGGCGTCGGAGTGGGAGCGTTCTATTTCAACAGCTCAGACCAGATCAGCGGGCGACAGGTTGTGCCCGGACTCAACAGCCAGGTGGGACTCAAAGTATTGGCGACTGAGGAATGGGGATTCTTCATCGAAGGAAAATACAACTACGCCCAGATTACAACCCTTGACAATTTCTACGGATTGAGCGGCAATTACAGCGCGTTCAGCGCACTCGGCGGCATCGCCTACCACTTTTAACTCATCTTCTCTGAATCGCTCCCATCCTACTCCCTGGCAAACGATCGAACGTACAGTAACACGTGCCAGGCTTCCTCTTCGGTCAGGATGAGGGGAATGAAGGAGGCCATAGCCGTTCCGGGGCTGCCGTTTTTGAGGATCCAAAAGAGTTCCCCATCGGTCCGTGCCACCTGCCAACTCCCGTCGGTAAAGTTGCGGGGCAACTTTCCTCGAAGACCTTCGATACCGGTCAACCCTTTGCCGTCTCTTCCGTGGCAGGTCACACAGAAGGCTTTCCCGTGAAAGAGAGTCTTTCCTTTCTCAATATTGTCCGGAGTCGCTTCGAAGGGATTCTTCCAGGTCTTAGCCTCTTCGATCTGGTCTGGTGGCACGCGTTGTTTCAATACCTCGGCATCGGCCCCGAAAGTTGAGGCAACTCCCATCCACTGCAACGCGATCCACAGCACCGCTATGGCTCTCTGACAAGCCAAGGCTCCCTCCATCCTGTTAGCCTGTGAAGGGATCGGGACAAACCCCATGGGGTTTGTCCCGATCCAAATCATCCCTTGGCACGTAGGTGCCTTAATGTGTGACGTGTGCTGATGGCTGGGAATGTCCGGGGAATTCATGCCCCAGTGACTGAGGGAAACTGATCGAACCGTCGGGAAATTCCTGGCCCTTCTGCCAGAGATGATAAATCACTCCGTCCGTCTTCGATGCGGCTTCGGCAATCTCCTTCGCCTTATCGGCGGGCTCCAAGACCTGAACCCGGCCCGTGGCGATTTCGACTTTGTGGTCATGGAAGAAGCGATGCCAATGGATGGATGGAAGTTTGCTCGTCAGATCTTTCGCGACGAAATACTCAATTGCCACCAATGGTGCCTTCGGGTCCGTCGACTCAAACAGCAAGCACTGGAGAATCTTGTCTGAAATCCCCTTGCAGTAATGATGGAACGGCCCTCCCACCTCTCCATTCGGCATGAGGTGTGGTGCCTGCACATGGATGTCGTATCCCACGGCGGGCGATTTCGGTTCGCCGCTTAGCGCCTGTTGAGGGGCGAGTCCGGCACATCCAAAGACGGTTATCGCGACAACGGCGAATAGCTTTTTTCTTATCACAACAAACCTCCTGCGGTTAGAGTTTGGATGAATCGGTCCGGAGATCGAACTGGCGTGGACCGTGGCTCTTGTGTACATGAGAGCCACGGTCGCATCAAAGGATTCGGAGATGGATTTTCTGAAAACTTTCCCGTTCCGCCAATGGCCGTGTCACGCAGGCGACAGGCCCTTATTTCGGGAAAGAGGTCGGCGCCTTGACGTGCTGCCACCCTTCCCCATTGAGCGTGCGGAGGAACTCCACCAGGTCGTGCTTCTCCTGGTCCGTCAGCTCCAGCGGGATGATGAGATTGTCCTGGTGAGGATTCTTGACCCCTCCCTTGTTATAGAAATTCACGACTTCTTCGAGGGTCTTGAACCGTCCGTCATGCATATAGGGTGCACTGCGTGCGACCTCCCGGAGGGTCGGAGTCTTGAATGCACCGATCTCTTCAGCATTCCCGGTCACCATATACCGACCGAGGTCCACCCTGTTGTCGTCCCAGCCGATGCCGAGGTTATGAAATTTCTCGTCGGTGAAGTTGAACCCGGAATGGCACTTTGTGCAGCGGGCTTTCTCACGGAACAAGATAAGGCCGTTCTGCGCCGCCGGCGAAATCGCCTTCTCATCTTGTCCTTGATCAAACCGGTCCCCCGGGCTGTTGCCGGAGAGAATCGTACGCTGGAAACTGGCGATGGCTTTTCCGACATTGTTGATGGTGATGTCTGATCCGAACACCTCCTGGAACAGTTTTCGATAGCCGGGGATCTTCTTCATCTTGGCGATCATTTCGTCATGGTTCTTGAAGCCATGCTCGACAGGATTGATGAACGGCCCCACCGACTGGTCTTCCAGCGTCTCGGCCCGGCCGTCCCAGAACTGAGCCTTGCTGAATATGCGATTCAGCGACGCTGGGGCGCTGCGGCCTCCCTTGAGCCCATTGACACCCGTCGACACGGGATTTCCGTCCGTAAAGGCAAATTGCGGCAGATGGCAACTGGCACAGGCGATCGTGTTGTTTTTCGACAGTCGCTTGTCAAAGAACAGGAGGCGCCCGAGCTCCACCTTCTCCTTCGTCAGGGGATTGTCGGCAGGAATCACCACCGCGGTTTCTTCGAGGCCGAACGGAATCTTGAGTTTGTATTCCCCTTTCGCCGCGTCAGTTGGCTTGCCAGCCGTTGCTTGCTCTCCCCGCACCTCACTGAAAGGGAGTCCCGCGAGCAGCACGAACATCGTCACCGCGCACACAGACATCGACGCTCCCAACTTTCGTGTTTTCATCTTCATTTCCCCCCTTCTTTTAGGAATACACACGCCATTGTGCGTTAAATCCGTCGCCGACATCAATCTATTCTCGCTCCATTGATTAGTCTAATTGATTGTGTTATGCATGACGATTAAAAGAGCAAATCATTCAGTTCCTCCTCTTAACAGGCTGGCCATGACTCTGACCGAACTCCGCTACATCATAGCCGTGGCGCAGGAACGGCACTTCGGCCGCGCCTCCTCTCGTTGCTTCATTACGCAGCCGGCACTCAGTCTGGCCATTCAGAAGCTGGAGGACGAACTGGGAACGACGATTTTCGAACGTCGCAAAAACGACGTGGCGCTCACGCCGGCTGGAGCAAAGATCGTCGAACAGGCGCAGCGAGTGATAGAGGAAGCAGACCGCATCAAATTGATTGCGGCAGAGGGAAAGGATCAGCTCGTCGGCCCGCTGCGCTTAGGAGTCATCGCCACCGTCGGGCCCTATCTTCTGCCTGACTTAGTTCCTCTGTTGCATAAGCGGGCACCGGCCATGCCCTTGGAGATCGAAGAAAACCTGACGGCGAACCTCACCGCCATGCTGAAGAACGGAAAGCTGGATGCAATCATACTGGCTCTTCCATTCGATGAGCCTGGTATCGTCTCCCAACCGCTCTATGAGGAAGAATTTAAGCTCGTCGTCCCCGTCACCCATCCTTGGGCCCACCGGAAACTCATCGACTCTCGCGCCCTGGCTGGCGAGAAGGTGATTCTGCCACATGCAGGACACTGCTTCCGGCTTCAAGTGTTAGAAGCCTGTCCCGAACTCAGCCGATCGGATATGGACGTGATGCAAGGAAACTCGCTCGAAACGATTCGCCACATGGTGGCCTCGGGGCTCGGCATCACCGTGTTGCCTTCCAGTGCACTGACGCCCAAGTATCATAATAAGAGGCTCGCCGTCCTGCCCTTTGCGAAACCGGTCCCAGGAAGGCAGATCGGGTTGTCCTGGAGAAAAGGATTCGCTCGTCCTGATGCCTTGAAGGCGATCGCGGACTGCATCCGCACGTTGAAGATCCCCGGGCTGAAGATGCTACGACCCCTGGCTGAGAGCTGACAGCTGATAGCTGGATGCTGCCCGCCTTGATCTTTGCGTTCGCTTGTGTCCTGAATGTGACCAGGCGAATGACCGCGACGATAGCAACCATGTGGACCAGTCCGTCCGTCCCATATCTCGTCGTCATCGCTGGCAGTGCCGGAGCGCTGGCGGCCGGCAGCGCCATGCATGCCTGGTGGCCTGATTGGCGGTGGCACCATGAGGCGCTCCACTCGGCCATTGAGGCAGTGGGAGGCCTCGTCTCCATCGCGATGGCGATGGTGCTACTGCATACTCCTAGCGAGTCCGCTTCCAGA
It encodes:
- a CDS encoding filamentous hemagglutinin N-terminal domain-containing protein; protein product: MAVIIRHHKMVLSIGCVVTSLTIASLGLANPTNPTVAAGQAQISGLGTSAVTIHQATQQAVINWQQFNIAPNEVTRFIQPNVSAVALNRIFDQNPSQILGSLQANGNVILLNPNGILFGPNAQVNVGGLIASSLNLTNANFLSGNYLFQGTGAEGWVKNAGSIQGATGVYLLAPNVENSGIITSPGGNIVLGAGATAYLSNRPDGHGFLAEITAPTGQAVNLKDLIADGGDITVAGRVVNQQGLIQANSVRQQNGKIELYASESITFAAGSKTLAKGDQQGISDGGTIIAQAGKTSGTTSLNQGAAIDVSGGPQGGNAGYVDLSGAQVSMLGTISGRAAPGFRGGTLLIDPTNLTVDDNYFVTQLSPQVQSGMTNIIAQATNNLTVTANQDLLYTLGWVLQPGQRGTLTFQAGQNLTFQNASISNDAFSTGQGSPWDFVGIAGNNINMINSTLVAGAGGNISLTATAGSLSLIDPVTGALSSIRTKAGGNITLNAGLDLIASTGYMQDATVANQFLFKTFTFLDSYIQGILLDGPGTLSITAGRNFIGALANGVQTGPGFVVRNGQAVVTVGGDVGQTLPGTTAGFADMALSNGSISMTAAGNIYLRRVQDAGLVCGSANSCDTDPSNPGTFLGPQFLAGAEHSSVSFTAQNGNIVIDTTASDAVGTPVIPQLSPFRGVLPASFTAKALNGSIDIDSNLTFFPSPTGSLNFFAQNNIVGVSPQHLVNNPSYEWLFVGYGGPLGGQWEAINTTTIMQNPQLWPFLSNVPFSSTLPLSANQAPQGGPTAPMTGFPGAQILVNNNVQTIKFLQADPQQLEGNSNLASLSSLFGQSPSFATTPTGMVAPVSFQAVTGDITNLGFNLVSPSFLKQVTIEAGHDITQFQASISLPNLGTQTVPVVEQIPFVRDPTTGLLVIPANGATVNAQDVTVETVTVQVPVPNVAAIIKAGNDIVLGSPNNTALPGPVGIQFYGSGTGQIIAGHDLNLGISQGINMLRATADKGGLLDVAVGNNLLMAQSQIHTDDGAGVSIHGLVGPSYVLGYDNSALHPSSVPSSLQSPVNAPPPLGGTLNVGVSGGTSAADIGKDTTGIEVQQGGSVGVKATTAVVNADGTVTVSVARDPTAISIRTTGDIDVNQARVDTLNGGNIVMTSTQGNINAGSGGANNVTNVLLQVPVLDSAGNPVFDSSGNPVTKTTPIAVPGSGIFTFSPNDPNPLIFPVFNDPQINALKAEAEKLQFFGRDASALLAQINQLTIQKEQIFNETVKTPFINSLKLGDITLNAEQGRIIIPPAGIRGRIVTLNSPFLDFQGGTISGNVQVPPSAAISGNVSISGTVTGSSAAQSATVSSFSGSSAVASVSATSAAVSTSAKSSDSAKESVDESSSQQAAAKQVASKKNDEKDGKSQLAKSVRVKRGVVIQVDVKPEVKQGS
- a CDS encoding POTRA domain-containing protein, with protein sequence MSRFPRAAAWILLLGCLVFPLGQESRAGEARGAVKGDLMMAQLQDSPGSAQRDPMAGKSHSNGDPPTRDTDSAEKAESAPAGETQTTRFAVKAYVVDGNTILKQNVIDAILDKYKGSDMQLSNLEKARAELENAYHNAGYPTVLVNLPEQTVESGVVKLQVIEAPLVEISVTGNQYYKRYQILEKLPSVQYGAVLYEPTFAKELAALNANPDLKVAPVLKPGSEPGTVSLELKVKDRLPVHAKLEADNRGPITTPRDRMIAEVQYTNLLGGDEILTASTVQTPTDWGTVQSYSMSFVAPIIWPDHLFALYASHSQSNSTLAGGSISTGGGNVGVAGNATIAGTRYYFPIFSGGQNTHQLAIGMDFKHLDRTEATFPGGLGTITVVKPIQYTPMSLAYTGSIPDTFGVNRLTATVKGYIAGMIPGGTKQDFEGTPNDPNNPPVRVGSTGTFAVLQGGAERYQSLPQEFLLTLHVDGQWATQPLVPAEQYFAGGMDTVRGYINYETAGDNAVRGRAELLTPELLTIPLDRIWQRKRSSDYSFKLRLLAFYDIAKLWVEQPQPGQIDHFNLQGTGFGIRVSLPKDVGILKVDQGWALHDTPTTKRGDTFVHFSVGVAY
- a CDS encoding cytochrome c, which gives rise to MACQRAIAVLWIALQWMGVASTFGADAEVLKQRVPPDQIEEAKTWKNPFEATPDNIEKGKTLFHGKAFCVTCHGRDGKGLTGIEGLRGKLPRNFTDGSWQVARTDGELFWILKNGSPGTAMASFIPLILTEEEAWHVLLYVRSFARE
- a CDS encoding DUF1264 domain-containing protein, with amino-acid sequence MIRKKLFAVVAITVFGCAGLAPQQALSGEPKSPAVGYDIHVQAPHLMPNGEVGGPFHHYCKGISDKILQCLLFESTDPKAPLVAIEYFVAKDLTSKLPSIHWHRFFHDHKVEIATGRVQVLEPADKAKEIAEAASKTDGVIYHLWQKGQEFPDGSISFPQSLGHEFPGHSQPSAHVTH
- a CDS encoding cytochrome c peroxidase — encoded protein: MKMKTRKLGASMSVCAVTMFVLLAGLPFSEVRGEQATAGKPTDAAKGEYKLKIPFGLEETAVVIPADNPLTKEKVELGRLLFFDKRLSKNNTIACASCHLPQFAFTDGNPVSTGVNGLKGGRSAPASLNRIFSKAQFWDGRAETLEDQSVGPFINPVEHGFKNHDEMIAKMKKIPGYRKLFQEVFGSDITINNVGKAIASFQRTILSGNSPGDRFDQGQDEKAISPAAQNGLILFREKARCTKCHSGFNFTDEKFHNLGIGWDDNRVDLGRYMVTGNAEEIGAFKTPTLREVARSAPYMHDGRFKTLEEVVNFYNKGGVKNPHQDNLIIPLELTDQEKHDLVEFLRTLNGEGWQHVKAPTSFPK
- a CDS encoding hydrogen peroxide-inducible genes activator; translated protein: MTLTELRYIIAVAQERHFGRASSRCFITQPALSLAIQKLEDELGTTIFERRKNDVALTPAGAKIVEQAQRVIEEADRIKLIAAEGKDQLVGPLRLGVIATVGPYLLPDLVPLLHKRAPAMPLEIEENLTANLTAMLKNGKLDAIILALPFDEPGIVSQPLYEEEFKLVVPVTHPWAHRKLIDSRALAGEKVILPHAGHCFRLQVLEACPELSRSDMDVMQGNSLETIRHMVASGLGITVLPSSALTPKYHNKRLAVLPFAKPVPGRQIGLSWRKGFARPDALKAIADCIRTLKIPGLKMLRPLAES